One segment of Bacteroides caecimuris DNA contains the following:
- a CDS encoding substrate-binding domain-containing protein: MKYTQWIVILFCLIGMTACRQDAPRFRIGVAQCSDDSWRHKMNDEILREAMFYDGVSVEIRSAGDDNRQQAEDVRYFIDKGVDLLIISANEAAPMTPIVEEAYQKGIPVILVDRKILSDKYTAYISADNYEIGRAVGNYMASTLKGKGNVVELTGLSGSTPAMERHQGFMAAISNFPDIKLIDKADAAWEREPAEVAMDSILRCHPKIDAVYAHNDRIAPGAYQAARKAGREKEMIFVGIDALPGKGNGLELVLDSVLNATFIYPTNGDKVLQLAMNILEAKPYPRETIMNTAVVDRTNAHVMQLQTAHISELDEKIETLNGRIDGYLSRVATQQVVMYGGLVILLLVAGLLVVVYNSLRSKNRLNRELSEQKRQLEEQRDKLEEQRDQLEQQRDKLAEQRDQLIQLSHQLEEATHAKLVFFTNISHDFRTPLTLVADPVEHLLADKTLSDDQHRMLLLVQRNVNILLRLVNQILDFRKYENGKMEYTPVPVDILSSFKGWNESFLAAARKKHIHFSFDNMPDTDYHTLADVEKLERIYFNLLSNAFKFTPENGKVTVRLSALTKEDDRWIHFTVSNTGSMISAEHIRNIFDRFYKIDMHHAGSGIGLALVKAFVELHGGTISVESDEKQGTVFTVDLPVRTCACETSSLEESPVSSVSEASSLNDALPIEEEELEKNYDSSKPSVLIIDDNVDIRSYVHGLLHTDYTVIEAADGSEGIRKAMKYVPDLIISDVMMPGIDGIECCRRLKSELQTCHIPVILLTACSLDEQKIQGYDGGADSYISKPFSSQLLLARVRNLIDSHRRLKQFFGGGQALAKEDVCDMDKDFVEKFKALIDAKMGDSGLNVEDLGKEMGLSRVQLYRKIKSLTNYSPNELLRIARLKRAASLLASSDMTVAEIGYEVGFSSPSYFAKCYKEQFGESPTDLLKRKG, translated from the coding sequence ATGAAATACACGCAGTGGATAGTGATATTGTTTTGTCTTATCGGCATGACTGCCTGTCGGCAGGATGCCCCCCGTTTCCGTATTGGGGTGGCTCAGTGTAGTGATGATTCCTGGCGGCATAAGATGAATGATGAGATTCTCCGTGAAGCCATGTTTTATGACGGAGTGTCGGTAGAGATACGGTCGGCGGGCGATGATAACCGTCAGCAGGCGGAAGATGTCCGTTATTTCATAGATAAAGGTGTCGATTTGCTGATTATCTCTGCCAATGAAGCGGCCCCGATGACTCCGATTGTGGAAGAGGCTTACCAAAAGGGAATCCCTGTTATCTTGGTCGACCGGAAGATTCTTTCTGATAAATATACTGCATATATCAGTGCTGATAATTATGAAATAGGCCGCGCAGTAGGAAATTACATGGCATCCACTCTGAAAGGAAAAGGAAATGTGGTGGAGCTTACCGGACTGAGTGGATCGACTCCTGCAATGGAACGTCATCAGGGATTTATGGCGGCTATCAGTAACTTTCCTGATATAAAGCTGATTGATAAAGCGGATGCAGCCTGGGAGCGCGAACCGGCGGAAGTAGCAATGGATAGCATACTCCGTTGCCATCCGAAGATTGATGCCGTATATGCGCATAATGACCGCATAGCTCCCGGAGCTTATCAGGCTGCCAGAAAGGCGGGGCGGGAGAAAGAAATGATATTTGTCGGTATCGATGCCTTGCCGGGCAAAGGAAACGGACTGGAGCTTGTGCTTGACAGTGTATTGAACGCTACCTTTATTTATCCGACTAACGGTGATAAAGTACTGCAACTGGCAATGAATATTCTCGAAGCAAAACCTTACCCGCGTGAAACCATAATGAATACAGCGGTAGTAGACCGGACTAACGCACATGTCATGCAACTTCAGACTGCTCACATCTCGGAACTGGACGAAAAGATAGAAACACTGAACGGACGTATCGATGGATATTTGTCACGTGTGGCTACACAACAAGTGGTGATGTATGGCGGTTTGGTTATTCTCTTGCTGGTGGCAGGATTATTGGTAGTTGTCTACAACTCGCTGCGTTCTAAAAATCGTTTGAATAGAGAGCTCTCCGAACAGAAAAGGCAGTTGGAAGAGCAACGGGATAAGTTGGAAGAGCAGCGCGACCAATTGGAACAACAGCGCGACAAACTGGCAGAACAGCGTGACCAGTTAATACAGCTTTCTCATCAGCTGGAAGAGGCCACCCACGCCAAACTTGTTTTCTTTACGAACATCTCTCATGATTTCCGAACTCCCTTAACTTTGGTGGCCGACCCTGTGGAGCATCTGTTGGCTGATAAGACGTTGAGTGACGACCAACACCGGATGCTACTGTTGGTGCAACGAAACGTGAATATCCTCTTGCGTTTGGTCAATCAGATATTGGATTTCCGTAAATACGAAAACGGGAAGATGGAATATACCCCCGTTCCGGTTGATATTCTTTCCTCTTTCAAAGGTTGGAACGAATCTTTCCTGGCGGCAGCCCGCAAAAAGCATATTCATTTTTCTTTTGACAATATGCCGGATACGGACTACCATACCTTGGCAGATGTAGAGAAGTTGGAACGCATTTATTTTAATCTTCTCTCCAATGCCTTCAAGTTTACGCCGGAGAATGGTAAAGTTACCGTCCGTTTGTCTGCCTTGACAAAAGAGGATGACCGATGGATTCATTTTACCGTATCCAACACCGGTTCGATGATTTCAGCCGAACATATCCGTAATATTTTTGACCGTTTCTATAAAATTGATATGCACCATGCCGGTTCGGGGATAGGGCTGGCTTTGGTAAAGGCTTTCGTCGAGCTGCATGGTGGGACTATATCAGTGGAAAGTGACGAAAAGCAAGGCACCGTCTTCACCGTCGATTTGCCGGTACGGACTTGTGCTTGCGAGACCTCTTCTTTGGAAGAATCTCCGGTATCTTCTGTTTCCGAAGCTTCTTCCTTGAACGATGCTTTGCCCATTGAGGAAGAGGAACTGGAAAAGAACTATGATTCTTCCAAACCTTCCGTACTTATCATTGATGATAATGTGGATATTCGTTCATATGTTCATGGACTACTTCATACAGACTATACTGTCATTGAAGCGGCGGACGGTTCGGAAGGTATCCGCAAGGCTATGAAATATGTTCCGGATTTGATCATCTCTGACGTGATGATGCCGGGCATTGATGGTATTGAATGTTGCCGTCGTCTGAAAAGCGAACTGCAAACATGCCATATTCCCGTTATCCTCTTGACTGCCTGTTCTTTGGATGAACAGAAGATTCAAGGTTATGATGGTGGTGCGGACTCTTACATTTCCAAGCCTTTCAGTTCGCAATTGTTGCTGGCGCGTGTCCGCAACCTCATAGATTCGCATCGTCGCCTGAAACAATTCTTTGGTGGCGGACAGGCATTGGCCAAAGAAGATGTCTGCGATATGGACAAGGATTTTGTAGAAAAGTTCAAAGCCTTGATTGACGCAAAGATGGGAGATTCCGGTTTGAATGTAGAAGATTTGGGCAAAGAAATGGGCTTGAGCCGTGTGCAGCTTTATCGGAAGATAAAATCCTTGACTAATTATTCTCCTAATGAATTGCTCCGTATTGCCCGTCTGAAGAGAGCTGCGTCTCTGCTCGCTTCGTCGGATATGACGGTAGCCGAAATTGGTTATGAAGTCGGTTTCAGTTCACCTTCTTATTTTGCCAAATGCTATAAGGAACAGTTTGGCGAGAGCCCGACGGATTTGTTGAAAAGAAAAGGATAA